A single Oncorhynchus mykiss isolate Arlee chromosome 22, USDA_OmykA_1.1, whole genome shotgun sequence DNA region contains:
- the LOC110501291 gene encoding tripartite motif-containing 13-like isoform X2, with product MELLEEDLTCPICCCLFEDPRVLPCSHSFCKKCLEGILEGNNRGPVWRPPFKCPSCRKETPQNGINTLQINYSLRGIVEKYNKIRLLPRMVLCKHHSGQPLNIFCATDFKLICGFCITTGDHKGHTFCALEDAYVQEKAAFEELFQGVENWRSADTITCLETLEASKKNALQLVSRDAEKVTDYFVKLISTLDHKKNEILSDFETLKLVVMQAYDPEINKLSAALEEQRRALSIAESFRNVTDPLCFLQQMQEFREKLRAVRETTLPSGIDMDVGHMVRNFDVKNWDLVKLKDVDKLSVPQESSAYCSTTQRVSGRTLGRVIVIVLCLLLYALVLPQLDSLTVVSAQVSSLCHSCLPVLSGWLEMATGAWQCWREVVDAWWVRG from the coding sequence ATGGAGCTTCTCGAGGAGGATCTCACCTGCCCAATTTGCTGCTGTCTCTTTGAGGACCCGCGAGTTCTGCCGTGCTCGCACAGCTTCTGCAAGAAGTGCTTGGAGGGGATTCTGGAGGGGAACAACCGGGGACCTGTTTGGAGACCCCCATTCAAATGTCCCAGTTGCCGCAAGGAGACCCCTCAAAACGGCATAAACACCCTCCAGATCAACTACTCCTTACGCGGAATTGTAGAGAAATACAACAAAATCAGACTTTTACCCAGGATGGTGCTGTGCAAACACCACAGTGGTCAACCGCTTAATATATTTTGTGCCACAGACTTTAAACTTATTTGTGGATTTTGCATAACAACTGGCGACCATAAAGGACATACATTCTGTGCCCTGGAAGACGCATATGTGCAGGAGAAAGCTGCGTTTGAGGAGCTGTTCCAGGGAGTGGAGAACTGGCGCAGCGCAGATACCATAACCTGCCTGGAGACACTGGAAGCCAGTAAGAAGAATGCACTGCAGTTAGTTTCCAGGGATGCAGAGAAAGTAACGGACTATTTCGTCAAACTGATCAGCACCCTGGACCACAAAAAGAACGAGATCCTCTCTGATTTCGAGACGCTGAAGTTGGTGGTGATGCAAGCCTACGATCCCGAGATTAACAAACTAAGCGCGGCGTTGGAGGAGCAGAGACGCGCGCTCAGCATCGCTGAGTCCTTCAGGAATGTGACTGACCCCCTCTGCTTCCTCCAGCAGATGCAGGAGTTCAGGGAGAAGTTGCGCGCTGTCCGAGAAACGACGCTACCCTCCGGGATAGACATGGATGTCGGTCACATGGTCCGGAACTTCGACGTCAAAAATTGGGACTTGGTGAAGCTCAAAGATGTGGACAAGCTCTCGGTCCCCCAAGAGAGTAGCGCGTATTGCTCAACGACCCAGCGTGTCAGCGGCAGAACGCTGGGGAGAGTTATCGTGATTGTTTTGTGCCTGTTACTATACGCCCTGGTGCTTCCGCAGCTGGACAGCCTGACCGTGGTGTCAGCCCAAGTCTCCTCGCTCTGCCATAGTTGCCTGCCCGTTTTATCTGGCTGGCTGGAGATGGCTACCGGTGCGTGGCAGTGCTGGAGAGAGGTAGTGGATGCCTGGTGGGTGCGTGGCTGA
- the LOC110501291 gene encoding tripartite motif-containing 13-like isoform X1 — translation MVNFSPGKGEVCTATRSMIALDCASQQLNTMELLEEDLTCPICCCLFEDPRVLPCSHSFCKKCLEGILEGNNRGPVWRPPFKCPSCRKETPQNGINTLQINYSLRGIVEKYNKIRLLPRMVLCKHHSGQPLNIFCATDFKLICGFCITTGDHKGHTFCALEDAYVQEKAAFEELFQGVENWRSADTITCLETLEASKKNALQLVSRDAEKVTDYFVKLISTLDHKKNEILSDFETLKLVVMQAYDPEINKLSAALEEQRRALSIAESFRNVTDPLCFLQQMQEFREKLRAVRETTLPSGIDMDVGHMVRNFDVKNWDLVKLKDVDKLSVPQESSAYCSTTQRVSGRTLGRVIVIVLCLLLYALVLPQLDSLTVVSAQVSSLCHSCLPVLSGWLEMATGAWQCWREVVDAWWVRG, via the exons ATGGTTAATTTTTCTCCCGGAAAGGGCGAAGTCTGCACAGCAACAAGAAGTATGATTGCGTTGGACTGTGCGTCTCAGCAGCTG AACACCATGGAGCTTCTCGAGGAGGATCTCACCTGCCCAATTTGCTGCTGTCTCTTTGAGGACCCGCGAGTTCTGCCGTGCTCGCACAGCTTCTGCAAGAAGTGCTTGGAGGGGATTCTGGAGGGGAACAACCGGGGACCTGTTTGGAGACCCCCATTCAAATGTCCCAGTTGCCGCAAGGAGACCCCTCAAAACGGCATAAACACCCTCCAGATCAACTACTCCTTACGCGGAATTGTAGAGAAATACAACAAAATCAGACTTTTACCCAGGATGGTGCTGTGCAAACACCACAGTGGTCAACCGCTTAATATATTTTGTGCCACAGACTTTAAACTTATTTGTGGATTTTGCATAACAACTGGCGACCATAAAGGACATACATTCTGTGCCCTGGAAGACGCATATGTGCAGGAGAAAGCTGCGTTTGAGGAGCTGTTCCAGGGAGTGGAGAACTGGCGCAGCGCAGATACCATAACCTGCCTGGAGACACTGGAAGCCAGTAAGAAGAATGCACTGCAGTTAGTTTCCAGGGATGCAGAGAAAGTAACGGACTATTTCGTCAAACTGATCAGCACCCTGGACCACAAAAAGAACGAGATCCTCTCTGATTTCGAGACGCTGAAGTTGGTGGTGATGCAAGCCTACGATCCCGAGATTAACAAACTAAGCGCGGCGTTGGAGGAGCAGAGACGCGCGCTCAGCATCGCTGAGTCCTTCAGGAATGTGACTGACCCCCTCTGCTTCCTCCAGCAGATGCAGGAGTTCAGGGAGAAGTTGCGCGCTGTCCGAGAAACGACGCTACCCTCCGGGATAGACATGGATGTCGGTCACATGGTCCGGAACTTCGACGTCAAAAATTGGGACTTGGTGAAGCTCAAAGATGTGGACAAGCTCTCGGTCCCCCAAGAGAGTAGCGCGTATTGCTCAACGACCCAGCGTGTCAGCGGCAGAACGCTGGGGAGAGTTATCGTGATTGTTTTGTGCCTGTTACTATACGCCCTGGTGCTTCCGCAGCTGGACAGCCTGACCGTGGTGTCAGCCCAAGTCTCCTCGCTCTGCCATAGTTGCCTGCCCGTTTTATCTGGCTGGCTGGAGATGGCTACCGGTGCGTGGCAGTGCTGGAGAGAGGTAGTGGATGCCTGGTGGGTGCGTGGCTGA